From a region of the Zingiber officinale cultivar Zhangliang chromosome 10B, Zo_v1.1, whole genome shotgun sequence genome:
- the LOC122029580 gene encoding CASP-like protein 2D1, which produces MTIYPPSALASFIIPQSKDLSSIFSMQMSFRNMRSFRTLDLSLRLTVLPLTVASLWLMATDNQASDAYGKVEFSDISGFKYLVSMNAMAFIYAAASVLISSCLGRFDAHWLFFVLDQAVAYLMVTSGAAATEVVYLAYEGDERASWSEACSYYGEFCNKAKVSLSLHMVAFACFMALSLVSAYRVFCKFEAPRPPPPAPSSNSKAGEEQVE; this is translated from the exons ATGACTATCTATCCACCTTCTGCTCTAGCCAGTTTCATCATTCCACAGAGCAAGGATCTTTCTTCAATCTTCAGCATGCAGATGAGTTTTCGGAACATGAGAAGCTTCAGGACTCTGGATCTCTCCCTCAGGCTCACTGTTCTCCCTCTCACCGTCGCCTCCCTGTGGCTCATGGCCACCGACAACCAAGCCAGCGACGCCTACGGCAAGGTGGAGTTCAGCGACATCTCCGGGTTCAA GTATTTGGTTTCCATGAACGCCATGGCCTTTATCTACGCCGCCGCCTCTGTCCTCATCTCCTCCTGCCTTGGTCGCTTCGACGCTCactggctcttcttcgtgctggACCAG GCTGTGGCTTATCTGATGGTGACGTCAGGAGCAGCGGCGACGGAGGTGGTGTATTTGGCGTACGAGGGCGACGAGAGAGCCTCATGGAGCGAAGCCTGTAGTTACTACGGTGAGTTCTGCAACAAGGCCAAGGTGTCACTGAGCTTGCACATGGTGGCCTTTGCCTGCTTCATGGCTCTGTCTCTGGTTTCAGCTTATAGAGTGTTCTGCAAGTTTGAGGctcctcgtcctcctcctcctgctCCTTCTTCCAACTCTAAAGCTGGAGAGGAACAGGTGGAATAA